Within Parabacteroides pacaensis, the genomic segment TGCACTCAGGTTATTTTCCGAATAACGTATAATCGTATAGGCTTCGTTTGTGGAAGGCTCGATGGCATCCGGGGATTCTACCACATAACAGTCTGCATTCAATTCATTGTAATAAGTATATTTTCCTGAAAAGGATAGGGCAGGAGAGGCTACACATTTTACTTTGCCTTCGGTGGCTGCTTGTCCTGCACGCCATTTATATTTCAGTACTTCCGTGGCAAATTTCTTGTCGTCTTCTTTTGCGGGAGCCAGGCGGTTGTCCCATAGATCGGAACCTACGTAAGCACCCGAAATAAATATATTTCCCCCTTGGTTGCAATAGTTAGAAATGGCTTCTTGCATAGCTTTGCTAAATGTTTTGAATTCTAATGGTTTCAGGTTGCCGCGACCTATTTTGGTTTGGTATTCTTTCCCTAGTATAAAGTCTATATATTTATAATCATTCAAATTTACATGTTTATTTTCGACCGCTTCGTCACTGCACGATAAGAAAGAATAGCCTGCTTTTAAAATAGCTGCTCCGTGAACAGCCGGATAATCAAATGTATTTCCGGCAATCACTTTGTTTTCATAATTGCTGTGGCTATCTCCAAACCCGGAGGCATCATCATCCATCCAGGGAACGGAACGGCGGTATTCTTTCATTTTACCTATATAGCTGATATCTTTGATGTAGGGTACTCCATGATCCAGATCGTCTAAAAAACCTGCAAATAGTGTATCCGTAGGAGGGATTCCTACAAAATCAGCAGGCGCGCTGATGCGGTCGAAACCGTTTACCACCATTACCGTGCCTTTTTCATGGAAACTCCGTCCGGCTGAAAGGATTTCCGACGGAAAGCTCTCGCCTCCCTTATTGACGGCTGTTACTTTATAGCTGCATACCACACCACTGGGAAGCTGGGTACGATAAGAATTTTTATCTGTTAATACGCCATTGTCGAAATCGTTATCTCCTATACGGGTATAAACAATATATTTTTCGGCAGTGGCTGTCGGTTCCAACGGATCGGCAACCGGCTGCCAAGTGAGTTCGATTTCATTTTCGTTGATCATTTGCAGGGCCATGTTATCAACGGGCAACGGTTGTACAATATAGTCCGTATGGTATTGTGAACAGATAAATTGCAGCATTCCTTTGTAAATAGCTCGGCTTACAGTAAAGCGGAATCGCGGATCCAGACCGTAGCGCATATCGGCAAAGTTCTGATGGGAAAGCAATTCCAACAACATGGTCGGCACGCGAGGCACACGTGCTTCATAATAAGATTGGTTCCATTTGCCGCGTCGAGACCATCGGGGTTCATATAAGGAACGGATGTCCCTTACAACATTGGACTGGATTAAATCGGTAAGGTCGTGGGAGAGATAACGGGAAGCTCCGTTTGCAAATACTCCATTATAAGAATCGGTTTGGTAAATTCCCAGCGTTCCGATGATAGAATCATTCAAGGTAGTTCCTGCATCCGAGTGAAAAGCGAAGGCTAAATCTATCGGGATGTTTAATCCTGGTTCGGTCGGGTTAACAGGCGATCCGCCGGCAAGATAATTTACCCATTTGCCACGGCATTTGTAGTCATCGGTATAATCGTTTTTGCCTTGACTGTCGGAATAAATGCTGTCCGGAGCGCCTGACCATTGCAACCAATAACGCGCTGCTTCGCAGAAACGGGGGTAACCGCTTATTTCTTCTTCACTCCCGCGGCCGATATTACCCATGCCTCCTCCTATCTTTACGGCATCGGCTGTAACGATACGACCTGCTTTGTCTGAACGGTTGCTCAATACTATTTTGTACTGGTTGTTTTTCCCTTTCTCAAATCCGAATGAACCGAGATAAATCCAGGTTCCTCCTCCCATCTGTTGATTTACTTTGAACTGAGAGGTTCCTCCTTTGTGATAAATCGTGTAAAGGGCATCGTCCGCACTGTTGGGAAGTGTTTTATAAGAAACGTATACCGCATACTGGCCGGATACAGGGATATCCGGAGTCCATTCGGCTGTGCTTTCTTTTTCCTTTTTACGCTTGATCGTCTCGATAGCGCGGTAACTTCCTTCCTGAAAAGGGTTTTCAAAGTTAATATATCGGGCACGTGAATGAGCAAATCCTTTCTCCGAACCTTGTATCCAATTTTTGGAACCGTTCTTTTCCATATAGGTGGAATTTCCCTGCAAGCATCCGTCGTTATCGACAATTATTTCTTCCGTTTGACAGTCGCGTTCACGTGGCATGAGGACATTGGCTCCGGCGTTTTCTAACATGGGGACTAGAAAAGGCAGCACATAACTTTGTGTATATAGGTCTTCTACTGTTTGGAAGATACGAGCACGTTGCCATTCCCAGCGGGTTAATTTGGATTCGTAATAAAATCCGTGGCTCTGCCATAAAGCGATGTGACGGTTTCCTAATCCGTGGGTAGGAATATAGGGGTGCGAAAGGGGTGTTACTAAAGGTGTTTTAGGTGCAGGAGTAAAAGTCTTTGCTTTTTTGTCTTTTTTGGTACGGAGTGCTTGGGGAATGAGTTCTTCAATACAGCGTTGGTTTGTGTGAATCTGCAAATCATATTTTGCAAATTGAGAGGGAAGCAGTGCTTTTACACCTTGGTAAATTTCTGCTACGTTATCTTCCCGGAAAGGAATATAAGAGCAATTGATATTGGCGAATAATTTTAGCGTGTTTTTCTCCATAGAAACGGAGTCGATCGTAATGTGTCCTATGGAAACTTCTGTTTTTGCTACCCTATCCAGAAACTTGCCAATTTCTTGGCAGGCATCTTTCGTAAGTTCTTGTGCCTTTCCTACTCTAGTAACCAGGAAAGCGAGAAACAGAGTAATTAACAAATGTCGTTTTATCTTCATGATAATGTATTGAATTAATTCTTGCTTTTATCTCTCCCCCAAGCTAGATAAATGGTATAACTATATCGACGGTTCTGAAAAAGCATAAGTCACTTATAATAAAGAATATTTTCACTCCGTATAATGCTATTTTTTATACTTTTTATTCTATTTTTTTTATATGATATATATAATAAGTATCTACTTTAGCTTCTGCATATCCCATCTCTGTATATTCTATGATATAATTTCTGGATTTATTGAGATTGATGATGACGCCGTAACCATGCCGGTAATAGATACCGAGCTTATAAAGAGCTTTTTGTTTTAAGTTCCAATTATACTAATTATTTCCGAACCTACCTTCTCTTACACCTAGTTGTGATAATATATTCCAATATTTTATAGATTCAACATAAATTTTTTATTCTCATATATCTTTACTACATTCTCAGCAGAGTATTTATTTCCTTTGTCTGCTGCCTTTTTATAATATTTAAGTGCTTCATCATCATTATTGATTTCTTTATAATAATCTCCAATGCAATCTATTGCATAAACATTATGTTCAAGGTCTGCTTGGATAAAGTATGAAAGGTTCCAGTTATCATTTTTGTATCTGATACTTCATTCTGTAGTAAAAAAGGGATATTGATCTCTATAAAAATAGAGAATATAGAGAGAACAAGTGCAATTTTTTATACCTCCTGGAACTCCATAATTTATTGTCCTCTAATTGTTCCCAAGAGAAATACTGTTTTTGTGAGATTTTAAACGTAAAAGAACATAGAAGAGAATGAATAACCTTCCTACTATTATAGTTATAATTGACAAAAACTCAAAGTGTTAAGTTATAGTGTAAAAATGAAGCCATAAAAGTGGTATAATAACATAAAATAATGCTATGCTGGTGTTAAACATCCAAAATCCATTTTTCCCATTTCCATAACAGAAAAAAGCTACAGAGCGCATAAATATAGATATTTCGGTAAATAACACAAGTGTTATTCCTCTATAATCAATAGGATTATCTCCTAGGAGATCTATAAGTAAATAAGCTGTGAATACCATAAAGGTGTAAAGAAGCAGTTCGCTTAAGATAACTAAAAAAACATTTGTCAGCCCAAGCCTTCTTTGCCAGTCTTTCTGAATATTTGACCAATTAATTTTGTTTCCTAGTCCTGTTTGTACTATTCTTGTAGGAGGTTTCTTGCTTTATATCGTCTCTTTGCTAGCTCTAGAGGTGCGTAGCCTAATGCCAATTGGTGCACTGCTTGTCTGGCTGTAGGTTTAATTATAGCGTTTAAATATACCGAAGTCTATTAATACAGCTTCTTCATCATCTCGAAGCAGAATATTGGATGATTTTATATCCAGGTGCATGATTTTGCGGTTGTGAAGGTATTTTAACGCACCAGCTATTTGACGGATAAATTTTAAGGCTTCTGAATCAGGCATTCCTCCATAGGCTTCAATTCGATTTTTCCAAGGCCCACCCTCAATATATTCCATTATGTAATAAACTGTGCCATTTTCTTCGAACACATCAATAAATGGATATGATATGTGTGTCCCAACCCTGCAATGATCTGGGTTTCCTTGATAAACTTTTGGCGGAAACGCTCTACCAATTCTCGGCTGCCTTTGGTACCCATAGTGATATGCAAGGTCATTTCATCGCGTTCGCAATAGTCTTTCATGAAAAATTCCTTAATAGCTACTTGGCAATTTAATCCGGTCCAAAAGACTTGGTAGGTAATTCCAACGCCATCTTATCCTAAAAATTTTTCTATTTTACATTTTCCTCCTTAGAGGAAAGAACCTGATTGTAATTGCATAGCTTTTGTTTTGGTGAAAATTAAAAATCAAATAATTGAATGTGGGCTATAGCTGTTTTATTCTGACACGGGACGAACAGATAATCTGAGGTGGCGTTCGTCCTGATCTGCTGGCTCCCAACTGTCACTATCAAAGTGGAGGAAGCGGGTATATGCGAAAGGATGATTTGAATCGAGTGTCCCCGACCAGTAGCGACCTCTATTGTCTGTAGTCCATTTTATATCACCGTTGTGGTAACCTGACGCGGGGAGAAAGATACGGTTTCCATTGGGGCCTGTTACCATATATCCTACGATTCCTTTGTATCTTATCCATTTCCATGTACATTTTTTAGAAAGCTCATGGAATTCCTTTTGTGTAGGCAGTCTCCATTTCCCTTTCCATAGGGTATGAGCGATGTCATATTGAGTGCCACTGATATTGGAAGGAGGGTTGGCACTGGGATAATCGTTATCGTTTGTAGAGCTTTTTTTCCCCGTTGGATCTGCCCAGCCGTAGTATCCCCCGTATTCTTCGGGAGAAGATGCGCCTACATTGTAAGCTGCCCATTTTACACTTAGACCGAGGTCTACCGGATTACCGGGTGTAAGTTCGTTTCTATTGCTTTGCGGCTTACTTTCCGCTATAGTTGTCGTTGCTGTTTCTGTCTTTTCTTTTATTGCTGAGTTACATTTGTCAATCCACTGCTTGATTTCCGTGCGATGTTTGGGATGCTTGCCTTTCATCTTGATAAAAAGATCTTTAGCTGACTCATATTGCTTTTTGTTATACATTGAAATACCTGCTTTTAGCTCGAGCTGAAATACTTGTTCCGTATCAGATTTTGTAGGAGTAAGTGGTGCGGTAATCAAATTTATACTGTCGGTCAATTCTATAACAGGAGAATCAGAAGAAGTATAACCTGATCTTTGAGTAAACCAGACAACTACTGCCAACAAGAGTATGACAGTAATTCCTATGATAAAAGGTCGCTCTTTACTACCGGAACGCTGTTTCTTAGTAGGTAGCTTTTCTATCCTTTTCTCTCCAGTGACAATAGTATCTTCTTCCTCTGGTTTATCCAGCAATCCTAAAAATTCCTGTACGTTTTGCAGACGCTGCTTTTGGGGCTGCATGGCGGCGCGAATCACTTGTTTGGTAGCTGCTGATATGTTTGCAGGCAAAGCCGGTAGTCCGTCATTGAATACTACATTAGCATCCGGCGGTGTCTCTCCTGTTAGCAATTTATAGAGTGTAGCGCCTAATGAATAAATATCAGTAGCCGGTGTGAATGTTTGCACTCCTCCGGCCACATATTGCTCCATTGGTGCATATCCGGAACTGATACCTACTGGAGTAATACTGGTCTGTTGTCCGGTTTTATCGTATCGTTTGGATAGTCCGAAGTCTATCAATACTACATCTCCCTCTTCTCTCCGTAGAATGTTTCCGGGTTTTACATCCAGATGGCTCATCTGCCGCTGGTGAATATAGTCCAATGCTCCGGCTATTTCACGGATATAATGCAATGCTTCCGTTTCCTGTAGCACACTGTAGCGCGTCATATATTCCTGTAGAGAACCGCCTTCTATATATTCCATCACGTAGTAAGCTGTGTTGTTTTCTTCAAACACATCATGTATGCGCACAATGTTGGGATGGTTAAGTCCGGCAATAGATTGCGCTTCTTTTATGAATTTCTGCCGAAAATGATCTACAAGTTCGCGGCTTCCTTCCGTTCCGATGGTGATGTACGACGTATCGACGTTGCGGTTGCAATACTCTTTCATAAAAAACTCTTTAATGGCTACCCTACGGTTTAATCCCGTTTGCCATCCTAAATAGGTGATACCAAAGCCACCTTGCCCTAGTACGAACTCTATCTTATATTTGCTTCCTTGGAGGAGAGTACCTGATTGTAGTTGCATAACTATTTATATCCGTTGGTGGAATTAATTTGTTAAAGAAATGTATATAAATAAGTTGTGCATATTATTGATATTTAATGTGCTAGGGGTAATCCAACTTTTAATATCCAATTAACATATGTACAACTTATATGCAATATTCGCAAAATTTCTCGACATCCGCAAGCAGTTTTCAATAAATCTTGTAAATAGTCACAGCAATATTTCCTGACCGAACGTTGTTCCCCGCTTTTCCGATTTGAAAGTGGTTTTTCTGAGTCTTACAATGTACTCCACCGGTATAGACAGTGAAAACTATCTTTTTGCCAAATTGCTTGAATATTCCATGGAAATGTCCCATTTGATTTCAAGAAAACAATTCAATGACTGTAGAAAGTTTATAGCTAGTCTGTATAGGATGGTACGTGATAGAATCGTAGCAATTGAAAAACTCTTTTCACAGATGTGTGATTAGTGTATGTTCATTCGGAATTATGCTAAAGATGTCAAGAGAGTATTTACTCAAGTGATCAGTAAGACTTAGTGTGCTTATGTTTTACAATATATAAACAAAATCAATCACAGACCTAGTAATAGAGTTAAATATGCACTAATTTAATTCCACTAACAGGCTAATAAAGAATATTTTCACTTCGGCAAAGATACACTTTCAATATATAATAATTATTCATTAAGTAGATTCTCTAAATTTTCAATTAAAGTTTTAGTTGGAGAAAGTAAAGATAAGACATCTTCTTCTGTAAAATCGAAGAAATCGTTATAATCACCAGTTATTCTATTTTGAAGAAGACGAGAATATAAACGACCGTCTTCACGGGATAATTTTCCTGTGATTACAAAATGAAGACCTATTTGTCCTACTACTCCATTATGTGTTTGAGTTAATATATTATTTTTTATTAATAAAGCTGATGCCATATAATAAGCAGCATAATATAACCGTTGAATAGCTAAATTCCAATGGGCATCTTTTATTAAATTGTCGACTTCTTTTAAAACAGCATGCGATTTTTGCCGACGATAGAATATAATAGCTTCTATTTCTCCAGTATCCATTATATGAGTTCTATTCCTTCTTTTTTGATAATGTGGTAAAAAGGAGAAAAACTATATTTCATCCAATCAGTCAATGTATACATAATAGGGCTGATACATTGGTTAAGATTCCAACCTAATTCTACTAATGGGTATGAAATTCGATCATAATCGGATGCTTCAATACGGGATTTGTCAACAAGAATTAAGATATCCCAGTCCGAATCAGAACGTGCAGTTCCGCGAGCTTGAGAACCAAATAAAATGGCTTTCGCCTCAGGTGCTACTCGTTGAAGAGTTTCCTTTATGCAGTTGAGGATGTATTCTTTTGTTTGTGCCATAAATAGTAATCCTTGTTTTTGCAAATATACAAAAAGTTTGAAAATGTATTAGATAAATTATTTTCTATTTCAAATAAAATCAGTATGTACACAATAGTAAGCTTTTCTTTTTTTAGTTGAATCTCTATATTAAGTAATTATCTGGGAAATAGCTTTTATATTAAAATGAAATATCTTTTAATTTGTATTTCAATAGCATCGGATTTTGTTCTTCATTGAACTTTTCAATTGAAATTGTATTTTCTTTTTTTATTCTATCATTTAAATAAGCGTTTATAGTGAATGTATCACGAACAATAGTATAGATGCTATTTTCCGTTAGTATAGGATAATATGGAAAAGGGATTCCTTCTTCAAGCTTTTTAAACTTTACGTATTTACCTGTTGCTTTATCCCATAGGACTGTGAATAATCCCTTTCCCACTCCAAAACCAAATTGGGTAAGATAAAGTCGTGAATTTTCAGTATTCGCTGTAAAAGTAAATACATGGCTGTTTCGGAATGAATCATTTCGAATTATATTATCATATTC encodes:
- a CDS encoding golvesin C-terminal-like domain-containing protein, which gives rise to MKIKRHLLITLFLAFLVTRVGKAQELTKDACQEIGKFLDRVAKTEVSIGHITIDSVSMEKNTLKLFANINCSYIPFREDNVAEIYQGVKALLPSQFAKYDLQIHTNQRCIEELIPQALRTKKDKKAKTFTPAPKTPLVTPLSHPYIPTHGLGNRHIALWQSHGFYYESKLTRWEWQRARIFQTVEDLYTQSYVLPFLVPMLENAGANVLMPRERDCQTEEIIVDNDGCLQGNSTYMEKNGSKNWIQGSEKGFAHSRARYINFENPFQEGSYRAIETIKRKKEKESTAEWTPDIPVSGQYAVYVSYKTLPNSADDALYTIYHKGGTSQFKVNQQMGGGTWIYLGSFGFEKGKNNQYKIVLSNRSDKAGRIVTADAVKIGGGMGNIGRGSEEEISGYPRFCEAARYWLQWSGAPDSIYSDSQGKNDYTDDYKCRGKWVNYLAGGSPVNPTEPGLNIPIDLAFAFHSDAGTTLNDSIIGTLGIYQTDSYNGVFANGASRYLSHDLTDLIQSNVVRDIRSLYEPRWSRRGKWNQSYYEARVPRVPTMLLELLSHQNFADMRYGLDPRFRFTVSRAIYKGMLQFICSQYHTDYIVQPLPVDNMALQMINENEIELTWQPVADPLEPTATAEKYIVYTRIGDNDFDNGVLTDKNSYRTQLPSGVVCSYKVTAVNKGGESFPSEILSAGRSFHEKGTVMVVNGFDRISAPADFVGIPPTDTLFAGFLDDLDHGVPYIKDISYIGKMKEYRRSVPWMDDDASGFGDSHSNYENKVIAGNTFDYPAVHGAAILKAGYSFLSCSDEAVENKHVNLNDYKYIDFILGKEYQTKIGRGNLKPLEFKTFSKAMQEAISNYCNQGGNIFISGAYVGSDLWDNRLAPAKEDDKKFATEVLKYKWRAGQAATEGKVKCVASPALSFSGKYTYYNELNADCYVVESPDAIEPSTNEAYTIIRYSENNLSAGIAYQGKYKTCILGFPFETLRSAVERENLMHSILTFFSEGNHTKPVPSKDLQMKIND
- a CDS encoding protein kinase domain-containing protein, which produces MEYIEGGPWKNRIEAYGGMPDSEALKFIRQIAGALKYLHNRKIMHLDIKSSNILLRDDEEAVLIDFGIFKRYN
- a CDS encoding serine/threonine protein kinase, with protein sequence MQLQSGTLLQGSKYKIEFVLGQGGFGITYLGWQTGLNRRVAIKEFFMKEYCNRNVDTSYITIGTEGSRELVDHFRQKFIKEAQSIAGLNHPNIVRIHDVFEENNTAYYVMEYIEGGSLQEYMTRYSVLQETEALHYIREIAGALDYIHQRQMSHLDVKPGNILRREEGDVVLIDFGLSKRYDKTGQQTSITPVGISSGYAPMEQYVAGGVQTFTPATDIYSLGATLYKLLTGETPPDANVVFNDGLPALPANISAATKQVIRAAMQPQKQRLQNVQEFLGLLDKPEEEDTIVTGEKRIEKLPTKKQRSGSKERPFIIGITVILLLAVVVWFTQRSGYTSSDSPVIELTDSINLITAPLTPTKSDTEQVFQLELKAGISMYNKKQYESAKDLFIKMKGKHPKHRTEIKQWIDKCNSAIKEKTETATTTIAESKPQSNRNELTPGNPVDLGLSVKWAAYNVGASSPEEYGGYYGWADPTGKKSSTNDNDYPSANPPSNISGTQYDIAHTLWKGKWRLPTQKEFHELSKKCTWKWIRYKGIVGYMVTGPNGNRIFLPASGYHNGDIKWTTDNRGRYWSGTLDSNHPFAYTRFLHFDSDSWEPADQDERHLRLSVRPVSE
- a CDS encoding HEPN domain-containing protein produces the protein MDTGEIEAIIFYRRQKSHAVLKEVDNLIKDAHWNLAIQRLYYAAYYMASALLIKNNILTQTHNGVVGQIGLHFVITGKLSREDGRLYSRLLQNRITGDYNDFFDFTEEDVLSLLSPTKTLIENLENLLNE
- a CDS encoding nucleotidyltransferase domain-containing protein, which gives rise to MAQTKEYILNCIKETLQRVAPEAKAILFGSQARGTARSDSDWDILILVDKSRIEASDYDRISYPLVELGWNLNQCISPIMYTLTDWMKYSFSPFYHIIKKEGIELI